A single region of the Leptospiraceae bacterium genome encodes:
- a CDS encoding SGNH/GDSL hydrolase family protein, with protein sequence MTEFNKFYKDKRFYIPILVLIGFELLFQLCAGFYRPFLKKKSYAANINQIIGHITEKKQNHEPDILIVGTSVAYQGLSLPILQEKIKDTGYKIQSVAIPGSELIVQSLAVEEVLKEFKNVKLVIYVGEITMPWVSKTDLTLPTLAMVNEFDKISALKKVVEFDYDSGKGWGYFLHYDDWAYLFFKSIAYRRDLNDFLVDPGKRLKYISRKNANPNLNFYEYDNDRTEKMSDYQILNLEDCFNKTHPFDNNHPIPVTSNPDHRKAIWDTCWVAKYSTNVQTRTPETELYFKRLASIYSHIQKKNIKIINIFAPYSNAIESQLGGAGRVQVWKEELEKINPPNPILVDFRNVFYGKNGDEYCYDVIHLNHNGAVLFSEALGDYLKNNMNELIKNDKK encoded by the coding sequence ATGACAGAGTTTAATAAATTTTACAAAGACAAACGCTTTTACATTCCAATCCTAGTCCTAATCGGATTCGAATTGCTCTTTCAACTTTGCGCAGGTTTTTATAGACCATTCTTGAAAAAGAAATCTTATGCCGCAAATATCAATCAAATCATAGGTCATATCACAGAGAAAAAACAAAATCATGAACCAGATATTCTAATTGTTGGAACCTCTGTCGCTTATCAGGGATTATCTCTTCCTATTTTGCAAGAGAAGATCAAGGACACTGGATACAAAATTCAATCCGTAGCAATTCCGGGCTCGGAGCTAATCGTGCAAAGCCTCGCAGTAGAAGAAGTTTTAAAAGAATTTAAAAATGTAAAACTAGTTATCTATGTAGGAGAAATTACAATGCCCTGGGTGAGTAAAACCGATCTTACCCTCCCCACTCTCGCAATGGTAAATGAATTCGATAAGATTTCAGCGCTCAAAAAAGTTGTAGAGTTTGATTATGATTCGGGGAAAGGTTGGGGTTATTTTTTGCATTATGACGATTGGGCATATCTATTTTTTAAAAGCATTGCTTATAGAAGAGACTTAAATGATTTTCTAGTCGATCCAGGTAAGCGGCTAAAATACATTTCCCGCAAGAATGCAAATCCAAATCTAAATTTCTATGAATACGATAACGATCGAACAGAAAAAATGAGTGACTATCAAATTTTAAATTTAGAAGATTGCTTCAACAAGACACATCCTTTCGACAACAACCATCCAATTCCTGTAACATCGAATCCGGATCACAGGAAAGCTATTTGGGATACTTGCTGGGTGGCAAAGTATTCAACCAACGTGCAAACCCGCACGCCCGAAACCGAATTATATTTCAAGCGGCTAGCTAGCATTTACTCCCATATTCAGAAAAAGAATATTAAAATAATAAATATTTTCGCGCCCTATAGCAACGCCATTGAATCTCAACTAGGCGGTGCTGGACGAGTCCAGGTTTGGAAAGAAGAATTGGAGAAAATAAATCCACCGAATCCAATTCTCGTTGACTTTCGAAATGTATTTTACGGAAAGAATGGAGATGAGTATTGCTACGATGTAATTCATCTAAATCACAATGGCGCCGTTTTATTTTCCGAAGCCCTCGGTGATTATCTTAAAAATAATATGAATGAGTTAATAAAAAATGACAAGAAATAA